A portion of the Terriglobia bacterium genome contains these proteins:
- a CDS encoding MFS transporter, giving the protein MIEATAPVESAVAIEMVNVRPSAFQALKAPNYRAFWIGSFLSNIGTWMQSVAQGWLVLQLTNSAFWLGLVGFSSSLPSLIFSLMGGVLADRVNRRKLLFVTQSVMMASALATGLLTASHAILVGEIIVLGFVSGLANSVNGPAYQATLPDLVGDKDLPNAIALDSAQFNLSRVIGPTLGGLALAAFGVAVCYLLNAASFLALLAALFLIRLPSNGGVRRNSVWRDLMEGVHYVRHTPLLVVLLSIIVVMSLFGLPYVTMLPVFARDILGAGASGLGYLYGAAGIGAVIGTLTIAFLRDLKHKGITILCCSSLFGISITLFARSRDFRLSLVILSFAGMMMIGALTLTKTLLQTTASFEMRGRVISMYFFCAVGFFPLGNLISGTLAGWRGAPFALQLGGGVVFLFSATMLAFISRIRRWVRQPASIRH; this is encoded by the coding sequence ATGATCGAGGCCACGGCCCCGGTGGAGTCCGCTGTCGCCATTGAAATGGTGAATGTGCGGCCTTCTGCGTTTCAGGCTTTGAAGGCGCCCAACTATCGTGCCTTTTGGATTGGCAGTTTCCTTTCCAACATCGGGACGTGGATGCAGTCGGTAGCGCAAGGATGGCTGGTGCTTCAACTGACTAACTCCGCCTTCTGGCTCGGACTGGTGGGATTCTCAAGTTCGCTGCCCTCCCTGATCTTTTCTCTTATGGGGGGCGTCCTGGCTGACCGTGTCAATCGTCGCAAGCTCCTCTTTGTCACGCAATCCGTCATGATGGCCTCCGCGCTGGCAACCGGGCTCCTTACCGCTTCTCATGCCATCCTGGTCGGTGAGATTATTGTGCTGGGCTTTGTTTCCGGGCTCGCCAACTCCGTTAACGGGCCGGCGTACCAGGCCACACTGCCCGACTTGGTGGGCGACAAAGATCTCCCGAATGCGATTGCCCTCGACTCGGCTCAATTCAACCTCTCCCGCGTGATCGGTCCGACCCTGGGTGGCTTGGCGCTCGCGGCGTTTGGCGTCGCCGTATGTTACCTGCTCAACGCTGCCAGCTTTCTGGCACTCTTGGCAGCGTTGTTCTTGATCCGCCTCCCCTCGAATGGAGGCGTGCGCCGGAACTCGGTGTGGCGTGACCTCATGGAGGGCGTCCATTATGTCCGTCACACTCCACTCCTTGTAGTTTTGTTGTCGATTATTGTCGTGATGTCCCTGTTCGGATTGCCCTATGTCACGATGCTACCGGTCTTCGCCCGGGACATTCTGGGAGCGGGAGCGAGTGGGCTGGGATACCTTTACGGGGCCGCAGGGATTGGGGCCGTTATCGGGACCTTGACGATCGCTTTTCTTCGAGACTTGAAGCACAAAGGGATTACGATCCTCTGTTGTTCCTCCCTGTTCGGAATCTCGATCACCCTTTTTGCGCGCAGTCGAGACTTTCGTCTTTCCCTTGTCATCTTGTCGTTCGCGGGCATGATGATGATCGGGGCATTGACATTGACCAAGACCTTGCTGCAAACCACCGCTTCATTCGAGATGCGAGGTCGCGTCATCAGTATGTACTTCTTCTGTGCAGTCGGCTTCTTTCCGCTCGGGAATCTGATCTCGGGAACACTCGCTGGCTGGCGGGGTGCCCCTTTCGCTCTTCAGCTGGGCGGCGGGGTTGTCTTTCTGTTTTCAGCCACCATGCTGGCCTTTATATCCAGGATTCGCCGCTGGGTGCGACAACCCGCGTCCATCAGGCATTAA
- a CDS encoding DGQHR domain-containing protein, whose protein sequence is MDVPAIRIQQFGVQFYQAALSAEAVGQLVTFEVLTYDARTKMSRRPIKSGVDKAKINWELLENVIRASAEAYQRPIISKKIAELAEYYHLCAELNTLPSIPGSVLLVADRRLDFQQSGRDKFYGSLTIPAEPGVLRVLDGQHRLLALHQMQTDPAVTSGGRSLKDFYVPSVIFDFLPPDHAVEMFVTINAKHTRLNPSHIISLAGRRLYKDEWLAAAHDTIRALNEDRDSPLAGQIKVLGVGPGKVSQAALADEIKAIFTNMAGASESAAKQFRDDSRRFFVSYFKQVARTFESAWYGRKYSIKSGTALRAFIRIVPDVLQIIRSRRGEVTDALKIREAIAPWALTIGDRRFESEGEWKLKLLGGTQSTVDLLTRELRAGLQPR, encoded by the coding sequence GTGGATGTTCCTGCCATACGCATTCAACAATTCGGAGTTCAGTTCTACCAGGCCGCACTTTCCGCCGAGGCGGTGGGGCAACTGGTGACCTTTGAAGTTCTGACCTATGACGCCCGGACTAAGATGTCAAGGCGACCCATCAAATCCGGCGTGGACAAGGCAAAAATAAACTGGGAACTGCTGGAAAACGTCATTCGCGCATCGGCCGAAGCTTATCAACGTCCGATCATCAGCAAGAAAATCGCGGAATTGGCGGAATACTATCACTTGTGCGCAGAACTGAATACGCTCCCTTCAATTCCGGGGTCGGTTTTGCTTGTTGCGGACCGGCGGCTGGATTTTCAGCAGAGCGGTCGCGACAAGTTTTACGGAAGCTTGACCATTCCCGCCGAGCCGGGCGTCCTTCGAGTGCTGGATGGCCAGCATCGACTTCTGGCCTTGCATCAGATGCAGACCGATCCTGCCGTCACCAGCGGGGGCCGAAGTCTTAAAGATTTCTATGTTCCCAGCGTCATCTTTGACTTTCTGCCGCCGGACCATGCGGTGGAGATGTTTGTCACGATCAACGCCAAACACACCCGGCTGAACCCCTCTCACATTATTTCCCTGGCGGGCCGGCGCCTGTACAAGGACGAATGGCTCGCGGCGGCGCACGACACCATCCGGGCATTGAACGAAGACCGGGACTCGCCCCTGGCGGGTCAGATCAAGGTGCTGGGCGTGGGACCCGGAAAGGTGTCCCAGGCGGCGCTTGCGGACGAGATCAAAGCGATTTTTACCAACATGGCAGGGGCCTCAGAATCGGCGGCTAAACAGTTTCGCGACGATTCCCGGCGATTTTTTGTGAGCTATTTCAAGCAGGTGGCCCGGACCTTTGAATCGGCCTGGTACGGACGCAAGTACTCCATCAAATCCGGGACCGCCCTGCGGGCGTTCATTCGCATCGTTCCCGATGTGCTGCAGATCATCCGGTCCCGGCGCGGGGAAGTGACCGACGCCCTGAAAATCCGCGAAGCGATCGCCCCATGGGCCCTCACCATCGGGGATCGGCGGTTTGAATCGGAAGGCGAGTGGAAATTGAAGCTCCTGGGGGGCACACAATCCACGGTGGACCTGCTGACGCGGGAACTGCGCGCCGGCCTGCAACCTCGTTAG
- a CDS encoding PilZ domain-containing protein: MATQNQNDPSLNGDALHSDAVWKMRRGEPRVTLKFPVCLIGKDKADKPFVEDTVTENVSRHGACVETIQEMEVGMLIQVSAFDQRFLAQARVAMIWSRRSQSGKYRVGLRFVDAHENWIIH, encoded by the coding sequence ATGGCCACACAAAATCAAAATGATCCCAGCTTGAACGGCGATGCTCTCCACAGTGATGCGGTATGGAAAATGCGGCGCGGTGAGCCCCGTGTCACGCTCAAATTCCCTGTCTGCCTGATTGGCAAGGACAAAGCCGATAAGCCCTTCGTCGAAGACACGGTCACGGAGAACGTCAGCCGGCATGGGGCCTGTGTGGAGACCATCCAAGAGATGGAAGTCGGAATGTTGATCCAGGTTTCTGCTTTTGATCAGAGATTTTTGGCTCAGGCCCGCGTTGCCATGATCTGGTCCAGGAGATCCCAGTCGGGAAAGTACCGGGTGGGATTGCGCTTCGTGGATGCGCATGAAAACTGGATCATCCACTAA